In bacterium, one genomic interval encodes:
- the ligA gene encoding NAD-dependent DNA ligase LigA — MDDRERIEYLKKSIREHDHRYYVLAEPEITDKAYDMLLKELEELECQYPGLKTPDSPTMRVGSDLAKEFPSRTHTSPMLSIANTYSEEEVIEFDRRVRSLLPGEEIMYTCELKIDGVALSLHYEGGVLRTGVTRGDGVTGEDITPNVKTIRAIPLKILDFSENCEVRGEVYLEREAVNFMNIGREEAGEKLFANPRNAAAGSLKLQDPRIVARRPLKFFAYWLAIPGGRLDSQWERLDMLSRFGFPVNGNRRRCASIEDIMEFAGEMERKRDTLPYDIDGIVIKVDSIDQFDRLGTTAKSPRGVVAYKFQARQAETVLEDIIAQVGRTGTVTPVAVLRPVLLAGSTISRATLHNEQEIARKDIRVGDTVIIEKGGDVIPKVVSVVAEKRPPGTKPYRLPDVCPECSSPLVRDEREVAVRCVNASCPAMVEGRILHFASREAMNIEGLGPSLVTQLVQSGLAGNYADLYTLTREKLAALERMGDKSADNIIAALGESRKKDLWNLIYGLGIRHVGAGSARVLAEQFGSLDELMAADREKLESVEDIGPVVAESIRAFFDNDENRLTVERLKSYGLRIETDRRERIADDFFAGKTFVLTGTLGSMSRNEASDLIRERGGNVSSSVSKNTDYVLFGSDPGSKYDKARELGVTLLGEEEFRVRLKQ, encoded by the coding sequence ATGGATGACCGGGAACGAATCGAGTATTTGAAAAAGAGTATCCGTGAGCACGATCACCGGTATTATGTGCTGGCGGAACCGGAGATCACGGATAAAGCATACGACATGCTCCTCAAGGAGCTTGAAGAGCTCGAATGTCAGTATCCCGGGCTGAAAACGCCCGACAGCCCGACCATGAGGGTCGGAAGCGATCTCGCGAAAGAGTTCCCCTCCCGCACCCATACATCCCCCATGCTCAGCATCGCCAACACGTACAGCGAGGAAGAGGTCATCGAGTTCGACCGCCGTGTCCGGTCGCTTCTCCCCGGCGAGGAGATCATGTACACGTGCGAGCTCAAGATAGACGGCGTTGCGCTGTCTCTGCACTACGAGGGCGGTGTGCTTCGGACCGGTGTGACCCGCGGCGATGGAGTGACCGGCGAAGACATCACCCCCAATGTGAAAACCATCCGCGCCATTCCGCTGAAAATCCTTGATTTCAGTGAAAACTGTGAGGTCCGCGGCGAAGTCTATCTCGAACGCGAGGCGGTAAATTTCATGAATATCGGCCGTGAGGAAGCAGGCGAAAAACTGTTCGCCAATCCGCGCAACGCCGCTGCCGGCTCGCTCAAACTCCAGGACCCGAGAATAGTCGCCCGTCGCCCGCTCAAGTTTTTTGCATATTGGCTTGCGATACCGGGAGGAAGGCTGGACAGCCAGTGGGAGCGGCTCGATATGCTTTCACGGTTCGGGTTTCCGGTCAACGGGAACCGGAGACGGTGCGCTTCAATCGAGGATATCATGGAATTCGCCGGGGAAATGGAGCGGAAGCGCGACACGCTCCCCTATGACATCGACGGCATCGTGATCAAGGTCGATTCAATCGATCAGTTCGACCGTCTCGGCACGACGGCTAAAAGCCCCCGCGGCGTCGTTGCGTACAAATTTCAGGCCCGCCAGGCGGAGACTGTTCTTGAGGACATTATCGCACAGGTGGGCCGGACCGGGACAGTCACCCCGGTGGCTGTGCTGAGGCCGGTGCTGCTTGCGGGCTCGACCATCAGCCGGGCGACCCTTCATAACGAGCAGGAAATCGCCCGCAAGGATATACGGGTCGGCGATACGGTCATCATCGAGAAGGGCGGCGATGTCATTCCGAAAGTGGTGAGCGTTGTGGCCGAGAAACGTCCCCCCGGTACGAAACCTTATCGTCTGCCGGATGTCTGCCCTGAATGCTCGTCACCGCTTGTGCGCGATGAACGCGAGGTCGCAGTGCGCTGTGTCAACGCATCCTGTCCCGCGATGGTCGAGGGACGAATCCTGCATTTTGCTTCGCGCGAGGCGATGAATATCGAGGGTCTGGGGCCGTCCCTCGTCACACAGCTTGTCCAGAGCGGACTTGCCGGTAATTATGCCGATCTCTACACGCTTACCCGCGAGAAACTCGCCGCGCTCGAACGCATGGGGGACAAAAGCGCCGATAATATCATTGCCGCGCTCGGAGAAAGCAGGAAAAAAGACCTCTGGAACCTTATCTACGGGCTCGGCATACGGCATGTCGGCGCCGGTTCCGCCCGTGTTCTGGCGGAGCAGTTCGGATCGCTCGATGAGCTCATGGCCGCCGACAGGGAAAAGCTCGAATCGGTCGAGGATATCGGACCGGTTGTCGCCGAAAGCATTCGTGCGTTTTTCGACAACGATGAAAACCGGTTGACGGTCGAGCGGCTGAAATCGTACGGACTTCGCATTGAGACCGACCGACGCGAACGTATCGCCGATGATTTTTTCGCCGGTAAAACGTTTGTGCTTACCGGTACGCTCGGTTCGATGTCGCGAAACGAGGCTTCGGATTTAATCCGTGAGCGGGGTGGGAATGTATCGTCCTCGGTTTCGAAAAATACCGATTATGTGTTGTTCGGTTCCGACCCCGGATCGAAATATGACAAGGCAAGAGAGCTCGGTGTTACCCTCCTGGGCGAGGAGGAATTCAGGGTACGTCTCAAGCAGTAA
- a CDS encoding DUF4416 family protein, with translation MGEIRPVTQGALIVGITFTDECKIENSMNKLVEKYGPVAFMSDVFDFTMTDYYTAEMGENLKKRFCCFERPIGLESLPDIKLFTNAIETEYARSDGERLLRTVNIDPGYVILSKLVLATTKDYSHRIYIGRGIYAEVTLRFLKDSFAPLDHTYPDYQTPLAIGFFNEVRDFLKRNRYRWMTGNESSI, from the coding sequence ATGGGAGAGATACGACCGGTTACCCAAGGCGCGCTCATTGTCGGTATCACCTTCACAGATGAGTGTAAAATTGAAAATTCCATGAATAAACTCGTCGAAAAATATGGGCCGGTCGCCTTCATGAGCGATGTGTTCGATTTTACCATGACCGATTACTATACTGCCGAAATGGGAGAAAACCTGAAAAAGCGTTTCTGCTGTTTCGAGCGCCCGATCGGGCTTGAATCCCTCCCGGATATCAAGCTCTTCACCAATGCCATTGAAACGGAGTATGCCCGGAGTGACGGTGAACGTCTCCTGCGTACGGTCAACATCGATCCGGGGTATGTCATCCTGTCGAAACTCGTGCTCGCCACCACCAAAGACTACAGCCACCGTATCTATATAGGGCGTGGAATATATGCCGAGGTTACGCTCCGGTTTTTAAAGGATTCGTTCGCACCGCTCGATCATACATATCCCGACTATCAGACTCCGCTTGCCATAGGATTCTTCAACGAGGTCCGCGATTTTTTAAAAAGGAACAGGTATCGATGGATGACCGGGAACGAATCGAGTATTTGA
- a CDS encoding FAD-dependent oxidoreductase — translation MFRSIRLVLLIVISSFLVFSDCGKKNIPVLRVVDTENNKLIILSGDKTKLHKFYDADFVILGGGLGGIAAALSICYSGRTAILVEETDRIAGCFAYQDTGYFADNGFIETSGSSRTYQKFRSTIKEWYAEKSQSPPDLFRDTYPLLGEFRTNGLCFETEAALDAIDRMLQERIDHGNLTIIKRHKVAKVIRFKDRITSLVAVDLDSLTVTQFTGWMFVDATRTGDLVPLLGLDYSYGRESRAETDEPHAAEIPDSLSAQDVFYYTNTRNSKSHRNVSRCSVIDLQRNPGAADIMVAVVIHKEPRRIKGLKRVFEQDISAQFHEGPRARFFHDSVGIGYQPILIPNANSGSEPLIVQTKPFQIPLGALVTKSCSNYLAGGGNISTSYVAGTAYGSPSVEWAIGEAAGEAAAYCAGLKINTITLATDRKHTHGLQEWLVIKRGAPIYWYDDVAPDDKDFKEAQLRPFRDPDYARTSQTLHYHGE, via the coding sequence ATGTTCAGGAGTATTCGTTTAGTTCTGTTGATAGTTATCAGCAGTTTTCTTGTTTTTTCCGATTGCGGGAAAAAAAATATACCGGTATTGCGGGTTGTGGATACCGAGAATAATAAACTGATTATTCTTTCCGGAGACAAAACCAAGCTCCATAAATTTTATGATGCGGATTTTGTGATTCTGGGCGGGGGGCTTGGCGGTATTGCCGCGGCGCTGTCCATCTGTTATTCGGGCCGTACAGCGATCCTTGTCGAGGAAACAGACCGAATCGCCGGGTGTTTCGCCTATCAGGATACCGGCTATTTTGCGGATAATGGTTTTATCGAGACCTCCGGATCTTCCAGAACATATCAGAAATTCCGATCAACAATCAAAGAGTGGTATGCGGAAAAGTCCCAGTCCCCTCCGGACCTTTTTCGTGATACATATCCCCTGCTGGGGGAATTCAGGACAAACGGACTCTGTTTTGAAACCGAAGCGGCGCTCGATGCTATCGACCGGATGCTCCAGGAACGGATCGATCACGGTAATCTCACAATAATCAAGCGTCACAAAGTGGCAAAGGTCATACGATTCAAAGACCGTATCACATCGCTTGTCGCAGTGGATCTCGACTCATTGACCGTAACTCAGTTTACGGGGTGGATGTTTGTCGATGCCACGAGAACCGGCGATCTTGTCCCCCTGCTCGGTCTTGATTATTCTTACGGCCGTGAAAGCAGGGCCGAAACTGACGAACCTCATGCAGCCGAAATCCCCGACAGTCTTTCCGCACAGGATGTGTTCTATTACACGAATACCCGGAATTCAAAGTCACACAGGAACGTTTCACGGTGTTCTGTAATCGATCTTCAGCGCAATCCGGGAGCAGCCGATATCATGGTAGCTGTGGTTATCCACAAAGAGCCCCGACGAATCAAGGGTCTCAAGCGTGTTTTCGAACAGGATATTTCCGCTCAGTTTCATGAGGGACCACGCGCCCGTTTTTTCCACGATTCCGTAGGCATCGGATATCAGCCAATACTTATCCCCAATGCGAATTCAGGTTCGGAGCCGCTCATAGTACAGACGAAACCGTTCCAGATCCCGCTCGGGGCACTGGTAACAAAGAGTTGTTCGAATTATCTTGCAGGAGGGGGGAATATAAGCACATCTTATGTTGCCGGTACCGCTTACGGCTCGCCGTCCGTTGAATGGGCTATCGGAGAGGCAGCCGGAGAAGCGGCAGCATACTGCGCAGGCTTGAAAATCAACACCATAACGCTTGCAACTGACCGGAAACACACTCACGGCCTCCAGGAATGGCTCGTGATAAAGCGCGGCGCACCCATTTACTGGTACGATGATGTGGCTCCCGACGACAAGGATTTCAAAGAGGCCCAGTTAAGGCCGTTCAGAGACCCGGACTATGCCCGAACTTCTCAAACTCTCCACTATCACGGCGAATAA
- a CDS encoding SDR family oxidoreductase has translation MRFLVTGGAGFIGSNIVETLLDGNAEVVVLDNLSTGKKENIESFENNRNFTFIEGTITDQKTCVRACDGADYVFHEAALCSVPLSIEKPEDTYEINIKGTSNVFLAAREAGVKRVVWASSTSVYGNPTVLPNVETMPLCPLSPYAASKAAGEMLASAYSEVYGIPIISLRYFNVFGKRQDPNSFYAAVVPRFISLLMKGNAPTIYGDGLQTRDFVHIENVVQANIKAATQSKPEAYGRAFNIGGGTKISINELYSMIAEELGCGITPQYSPGRPGEVRDSFADIGAARSAFGYDPAITVREGLKRALVWYKEHQD, from the coding sequence ATGCGTTTTCTCGTGACCGGCGGGGCAGGTTTTATAGGATCGAATATCGTTGAGACGCTTCTCGACGGGAATGCGGAAGTTGTCGTTCTCGATAATCTGTCGACAGGCAAAAAGGAAAATATCGAATCCTTTGAGAACAACCGGAATTTCACCTTTATCGAAGGCACCATAACCGATCAGAAAACGTGTGTCAGAGCGTGTGATGGCGCCGATTATGTGTTCCACGAAGCCGCGTTGTGCAGTGTTCCCCTCTCGATCGAAAAGCCCGAAGATACGTACGAGATAAATATCAAAGGTACCTCGAATGTTTTTCTTGCCGCCCGCGAGGCAGGAGTGAAACGGGTTGTTTGGGCTTCCTCGACCTCGGTGTACGGCAATCCGACAGTCCTTCCGAATGTGGAAACCATGCCTCTGTGCCCGCTGTCGCCATATGCGGCATCGAAAGCCGCCGGTGAGATGCTGGCCAGCGCGTACAGCGAGGTATACGGCATTCCGATAATCAGTCTCCGTTACTTCAATGTTTTCGGGAAACGTCAGGACCCGAATTCGTTTTATGCCGCCGTGGTTCCCCGTTTTATTTCACTGCTCATGAAGGGTAATGCCCCGACTATTTATGGCGATGGTTTGCAGACGAGGGATTTCGTTCATATCGAGAATGTCGTTCAGGCCAATATAAAAGCCGCGACCCAGTCAAAACCGGAAGCGTACGGCCGTGCCTTCAATATCGGCGGGGGAACGAAGATTTCCATCAATGAGCTGTACTCGATGATAGCGGAAGAGCTCGGTTGTGGCATTACACCGCAGTATAGTCCCGGACGGCCCGGTGAAGTCCGTGATTCCTTTGCCGATATCGGTGCGGCGCGCAGTGCTTTCGGGTACGACCCCGCTATCACCGTGAGGGAAGGATTAAAACGGGCACTTGTCTGGTATAAGGAACATCAGGATTGA
- the rlmD gene encoding 23S rRNA (uracil(1939)-C(5))-methyltransferase RlmD, with amino-acid sequence MKRGDTVRIRIERLSTEGKGFACIEGRAVVIKGALPGDVADVRIMGLKRHSARVHLEGIVEQGVERVEAECPHFGRCGGCAWQDVPYGDQCRLKAGLVTDTLNTIPGIDYAGTVDCVPSPDIFFYRNKMEFSFDRSPGEERHAQLGLHETGRYDRVFDLERCLLQSDRSNRAVQTARDFAINHNLSVYGLKSHEGLLRFLMIRDGKNTGDFMVNVVTSGDDFPLAGAFAEHMAREIPETTAIVRSINRRTGSVAAGEEREVLRGKDMIEETIGGCAFRISPDSFFQTNTRQAFNLYNTIRSFCRPDGTQRLLDLYCGTGTIGIFCSDGVRTVTGVESVGDAVNDARMNAELNSAVNCTFIEGQVERFLDGCTGEFDVVVCDPPRAGIHPRAMNNLVRLRIPRMVYVSCNVKAMPADIELLAMAGYRVSEVRAFDMSPHTPHVETVVLLEL; translated from the coding sequence ATGAAACGCGGCGACACCGTACGAATCCGTATCGAACGCCTGTCAACCGAAGGCAAAGGTTTTGCCTGTATCGAAGGAAGGGCAGTCGTAATAAAAGGCGCTCTTCCGGGCGATGTGGCCGATGTGCGAATCATGGGGCTCAAACGTCATTCTGCGCGGGTTCACCTCGAAGGTATTGTCGAACAGGGTGTCGAACGTGTCGAAGCCGAATGCCCTCATTTCGGCAGGTGCGGCGGGTGCGCCTGGCAGGATGTCCCGTACGGCGACCAGTGCCGGTTGAAAGCCGGGCTGGTTACAGACACGCTGAACACAATTCCGGGGATCGACTACGCCGGGACTGTCGACTGTGTCCCATCACCGGATATATTTTTCTACCGCAACAAGATGGAATTTTCCTTCGACCGCTCTCCGGGCGAGGAACGGCATGCACAGCTCGGGCTTCATGAGACCGGCAGGTATGACAGGGTTTTCGACCTCGAACGGTGCCTCCTCCAGAGCGACCGTTCCAACCGCGCCGTCCAAACCGCCCGCGATTTCGCGATAAATCACAACCTGAGCGTATACGGTCTCAAATCCCATGAGGGACTTCTCCGTTTTCTCATGATCCGTGACGGGAAAAACACCGGCGATTTTATGGTCAATGTCGTGACATCGGGGGACGATTTCCCGCTTGCCGGAGCTTTTGCCGAGCACATGGCCCGCGAGATTCCCGAAACCACCGCCATTGTCAGAAGCATAAACCGCCGCACGGGCAGCGTGGCAGCAGGAGAGGAACGGGAGGTTCTGCGCGGGAAAGACATGATAGAAGAAACCATCGGCGGCTGTGCATTCAGGATTTCTCCGGATTCGTTCTTCCAGACCAATACCCGCCAGGCGTTCAACCTCTATAATACCATCCGCTCGTTCTGCCGTCCCGACGGCACCCAGCGGCTGCTCGATCTCTACTGCGGAACGGGCACTATCGGCATTTTCTGCTCGGATGGAGTCCGGACGGTAACCGGGGTCGAATCGGTCGGGGATGCGGTGAACGATGCGCGGATGAATGCGGAGCTCAACAGCGCTGTCAATTGTACGTTTATTGAGGGGCAGGTCGAGCGGTTCCTCGACGGATGCACAGGTGAGTTCGATGTGGTTGTCTGTGATCCGCCGCGCGCCGGTATTCACCCGAGGGCGATGAACAACCTCGTGCGTCTCCGTATACCGCGGATGGTGTATGTCTCGTGCAACGTCAAGGCGATGCCCGCCGATATCGAGCTGCTTGCGATGGCGGGATACCGGGTCAGTGAAGTCAGAGCGTTCGATATGTCGCCCCATACGCCCCATGTGGAAACCGTGGTGCTCCTCGAACTCTGA
- a CDS encoding FAD-binding oxidoreductase has protein sequence MSDAFYGDFENLIGPENFDMTADPPVLRPADEEQLCGTVVLAGRKSVKIHIVGGGTLPAPSRMDNCVTVSLRALSAVREVSPHDFVIVAQAGAVADYAVKEAHAGNLHLPLDITSGSAATVGGAFASGSVAPSSAGYGSFRDAVIGVRCVTAEGKVVRFGGRTPKNVTGYDITWFLWGTMGLFAIVTELTVKVLPLPESRTCAVARFARGARLSDDIFAQLGRVNHVTSLELIAPDGLGGETVTGIGIEGMETLVTKSAGQCRRLMESPGSTGYDEGDPGTIFRPYYRDVAKRLTGPGFYTVTAPPSASGAFLDRLSRSMPNAPVIAHPLLGRFHIVCADAESVQILEKTSLVVGGKQPVEWGAVVTGGIQGLFTGSELALARSLKRELDPHGLLNPHLGLL, from the coding sequence ATGAGCGATGCGTTTTACGGGGATTTTGAAAATCTCATTGGCCCTGAAAACTTCGATATGACTGCCGATCCGCCGGTTCTCAGACCGGCTGACGAGGAACAGCTCTGCGGTACGGTTGTTCTGGCGGGCAGGAAAAGCGTGAAAATTCATATTGTCGGAGGAGGTACCCTGCCCGCTCCATCCCGAATGGACAACTGCGTCACCGTCTCGCTCAGGGCGCTTTCGGCTGTCCGTGAAGTGAGCCCCCACGATTTTGTCATCGTGGCACAGGCCGGGGCTGTCGCCGACTATGCCGTGAAAGAGGCCCACGCCGGTAACCTTCATCTTCCCCTCGATATCACATCGGGTTCTGCGGCTACAGTCGGCGGCGCGTTTGCTTCCGGATCGGTTGCGCCTTCATCAGCCGGTTACGGGTCTTTCCGGGATGCGGTCATCGGGGTACGGTGTGTTACGGCCGAAGGGAAGGTTGTCAGATTCGGCGGACGAACTCCTAAGAATGTCACCGGATATGATATCACGTGGTTTCTATGGGGTACGATGGGACTCTTCGCGATTGTAACGGAATTGACCGTCAAGGTTCTCCCGCTGCCCGAATCACGAACCTGTGCGGTTGCGAGGTTCGCTCGGGGCGCCCGTCTCTCCGATGATATTTTTGCACAACTTGGCAGGGTAAACCATGTGACGAGCCTCGAATTGATCGCTCCCGACGGACTCGGTGGAGAAACTGTTACCGGTATTGGTATCGAAGGCATGGAAACGCTCGTTACAAAGAGCGCCGGACAGTGCAGACGCCTCATGGAATCACCAGGCTCGACCGGGTATGACGAGGGCGATCCGGGCACGATTTTCAGGCCATATTACAGGGATGTGGCGAAACGGCTTACGGGACCCGGTTTTTACACCGTAACAGCGCCGCCATCCGCATCGGGAGCTTTCCTCGACCGTCTGTCCCGGAGCATGCCCAATGCGCCGGTAATAGCTCATCCGCTCTTAGGCAGATTCCATATCGTGTGCGCTGATGCAGAATCCGTTCAAATCCTTGAAAAGACATCGCTCGTTGTGGGCGGAAAACAACCCGTGGAATGGGGAGCCGTTGTAACCGGCGGGATTCAGGGGCTTTTCACCGGAAGCGAACTGGCGCTTGCACGATCGTTGAAACGCGAGCTCGATCCTCACGGTTTACTCAACCCGCACCTGGGGCTTTTATGA
- a CDS encoding family 10 glycosylhydrolase — MALIYEYSMEGCGTVKTAPFSCSEFSRYFCVGILLFLFFSRTPAVDAGSEVRGLWVVRDSIVSLERVKKVVALADSLHVSVLFVQVRGRGDAYYKSAFVPPPEGYPNIPDSFDPLATIIELAHKRGIEVHAWFNIYLAWSQTDSPVDPKHPVNMHPDWFMVSKTGKNLGRCPGDSIISPTLEGRYLSPGVEAVRLYIVRVISEVVTNYAVDGVHLDYVRYPGRDFDFHSSVRSQFKRRYGIDPLDIVNNGKGIDPDLKFLETWVTHRTRQIDSTVRAISDRIRLVDRHIRLSAAVKPHPDEAMYEFGQNWVGWLDEGIVDFVVTMGYFPENGVFTANIDRALKKVDKKKIIGGIGIYRMDPEKAMQQITSVREAGLLGYCLFSYSTFTENSQYRATFFRELSSENVQPPGEFKPYVRSKK, encoded by the coding sequence ATGGCACTTATATATGAATACAGCATGGAAGGGTGTGGGACAGTTAAAACCGCACCCTTTTCTTGTTCTGAGTTTTCCCGTTATTTCTGCGTGGGAATACTGTTGTTCCTCTTTTTCTCCCGTACGCCAGCGGTTGATGCCGGGTCTGAGGTGCGCGGTCTGTGGGTTGTCCGTGACAGCATCGTGAGCCTTGAGCGTGTTAAAAAAGTTGTGGCGCTTGCCGACTCGCTTCATGTCTCGGTTCTTTTTGTCCAGGTCAGGGGAAGGGGCGATGCTTACTATAAAAGCGCATTTGTGCCGCCGCCTGAGGGTTACCCGAACATCCCCGATTCGTTCGATCCGCTCGCAACCATAATCGAGCTCGCACATAAGCGTGGTATCGAGGTTCATGCCTGGTTCAACATATATCTGGCATGGTCCCAGACCGATTCCCCCGTCGATCCAAAACATCCGGTAAACATGCATCCCGACTGGTTCATGGTATCGAAAACGGGAAAAAACCTGGGAAGATGTCCCGGCGATTCCATCATCAGCCCTACACTTGAAGGACGTTATTTATCGCCCGGAGTAGAGGCTGTGAGGTTATACATCGTCCGGGTGATCAGCGAGGTTGTCACGAATTATGCCGTTGACGGCGTTCACCTGGATTATGTCCGTTACCCGGGGCGCGATTTTGATTTTCACAGTTCGGTCCGGAGCCAGTTCAAGCGGCGGTATGGTATCGATCCGCTCGATATTGTGAACAATGGCAAGGGAATCGATCCGGATTTGAAATTCCTCGAGACGTGGGTTACACACCGGACACGTCAGATCGACAGCACCGTGCGAGCCATTTCGGATCGTATCAGGCTGGTCGACCGGCATATCAGGCTTTCCGCCGCGGTGAAACCTCATCCCGATGAGGCGATGTACGAGTTTGGCCAGAACTGGGTCGGATGGCTCGATGAAGGCATAGTTGACTTTGTCGTCACCATGGGTTACTTTCCTGAAAACGGTGTTTTTACCGCGAACATTGACAGAGCCCTCAAAAAGGTCGATAAAAAGAAGATCATCGGCGGGATAGGTATTTACAGAATGGACCCCGAAAAGGCGATGCAGCAGATAACAAGCGTCCGCGAGGCAGGACTCCTCGGATATTGCCTGTTTTCCTATTCTACATTTACGGAGAATTCGCAGTACCGGGCAACATTTTTCCGCGAGCTTTCCTCCGAAAACGTGCAACCGCCCGGGGAATTCAAACCGTATGTGAGGTCGAAAAAATGA
- the rplQ gene encoding 50S ribosomal protein L17, with amino-acid sequence MRHLKTGRKLSRRKSHRTAMLTNLAASLIKSGRVKTTDAKAKEIRPFVERMVTFAKRGDLHARRIVLSRLKDVLAVKRLFDELGPRFADRLGGYTRILKLGFRNGDSAPVSLIEFVGEEAEIKAAKKTKTAKAKTRKKATKETGKTVETGETESQEVETEAVEASAEAEDTETEDSEEVAEGEEQAADETAESSAEDEKKQSAGEENSEKSE; translated from the coding sequence ATGAGGCATCTTAAAACCGGCCGGAAACTTTCAAGGAGAAAGTCACATCGCACGGCGATGCTTACGAATCTCGCGGCCTCACTCATCAAAAGCGGCAGAGTAAAAACGACCGATGCAAAAGCCAAAGAGATCAGACCTTTCGTTGAACGCATGGTTACCTTTGCAAAGCGGGGCGATTTACATGCCCGGAGAATTGTGCTCTCACGTCTCAAGGATGTTCTGGCGGTCAAGAGGCTCTTTGATGAACTCGGGCCACGGTTTGCGGATCGTCTTGGTGGCTATACCCGTATTCTCAAGCTCGGATTCAGAAACGGCGACAGCGCGCCTGTGTCTCTCATTGAGTTTGTCGGTGAGGAAGCGGAGATAAAAGCCGCGAAAAAAACGAAGACAGCAAAAGCCAAAACCCGTAAAAAAGCCACAAAAGAAACCGGAAAAACGGTTGAAACGGGTGAAACCGAATCTCAGGAAGTAGAGACTGAAGCTGTAGAAGCTTCCGCCGAAGCCGAAGATACGGAAACTGAAGATTCTGAGGAAGTCGCCGAAGGTGAAGAACAAGCGGCTGATGAAACGGCTGAATCGTCCGCGGAGGATGAGAAAAAACAATCCGCCGGAGAGGAAAACTCAGAGAAATCAGAGTAA
- a CDS encoding DNA-directed RNA polymerase subunit alpha codes for MKWKSLHMPKSIEVDDATLTDSYGKFEIQPLERGFGITLGNALRRVLLSSIQGAALDSVRFKSVHHEFSTLQGVVEDIPEIILNLKEIDIKLHADDPVQFSVNIKGPHKLIAGDLAVDSRFEIMNPDHYIAQIDKDGQFVCDFVINDGRGYVPADEKTRGEQSVDTILIDSIYSPIRKVNYIVGNARIGHKTDYDKLTIEIFTNKTIMPADALAYAAKIITDHLKLFINFEEEFEEVSDESIDEEKVRIAQLLDMPVEEMELSVRSSNCLKAAGIKRIRDLVTRTEADMLKYRNFGRKSLSELNEVLTDMGLSFGLDVSGYDAELVKYQKSRKAG; via the coding sequence ATGAAATGGAAAAGTCTCCACATGCCCAAGAGCATTGAAGTCGATGATGCGACACTGACCGACTCGTATGGAAAATTTGAAATACAGCCCCTCGAGCGTGGTTTCGGTATAACCCTCGGAAATGCCTTGCGCCGTGTTCTGCTATCATCTATTCAGGGAGCAGCACTAGATTCAGTACGATTTAAAAGCGTGCATCATGAATTCTCCACGCTTCAGGGGGTGGTTGAGGATATTCCCGAAATTATTCTTAATCTCAAGGAAATTGATATAAAACTTCATGCTGACGACCCGGTTCAATTTTCGGTGAATATCAAAGGTCCTCATAAACTGATTGCGGGAGATCTTGCAGTGGATTCGCGATTTGAAATCATGAATCCGGACCACTACATTGCCCAGATCGATAAAGATGGTCAATTTGTATGTGATTTCGTGATCAATGACGGCAGAGGGTATGTTCCCGCCGATGAAAAGACACGAGGCGAACAATCGGTAGATACAATTCTCATAGATTCGATATACAGCCCGATCCGTAAAGTTAATTACATAGTCGGAAACGCCCGTATCGGTCACAAAACCGATTACGATAAACTCACCATTGAAATCTTTACAAACAAGACCATCATGCCGGCGGATGCGCTGGCGTATGCAGCAAAAATCATTACGGACCATCTCAAGCTCTTTATCAATTTCGAGGAGGAGTTCGAAGAGGTTTCGGACGAGTCCATCGATGAGGAGAAGGTCAGAATCGCACAGCTTCTCGATATGCCGGTGGAAGAAATGGAATTGTCCGTACGATCGTCAAATTGCCTGAAGGCAGCAGGAATAAAACGTATCCGCGACCTGGTTACCCGAACTGAAGCCGATATGCTCAAATACCGTAATTTTGGCCGTAAATCGCTCAGTGAACTCAACGAGGTTCTCACCGATATGGGTTTGTCTTTCGGGCTTGATGTTTCAGGATACGATGCAGAGCTGGTTAAGTATCAGAAAAGCAGAAAGGCAGGGTAA